The following proteins are co-located in the Bacillus pumilus genome:
- a CDS encoding Rok-like winged helix domain-containing protein, which translates to MLREKLKMQLILLYEKEQEAWQYFRKEREQIYHELKLLDMKESRPSNDKIYYAARCVDIIKEKKGSIVSTKELKEQLQAQTDFNVRRISELYDLIQQLDPHISKARRGCFIYEDHTQVPLQAFHT; encoded by the coding sequence ATGTTAAGAGAAAAATTGAAAATGCAATTGATTTTACTTTATGAAAAGGAACAAGAAGCATGGCAATACTTTCGAAAGGAAAGGGAACAGATTTATCATGAGCTCAAATTACTTGATATGAAAGAAAGCAGACCCTCTAATGACAAAATATACTACGCTGCAAGATGTGTAGATATTATTAAAGAGAAAAAGGGAAGCATTGTGAGCACAAAAGAATTAAAAGAACAGCTTCAAGCCCAAACAGATTTTAATGTGAGACGAATCAGCGAATTGTATGATCTCATCCAGCAGCTCGACCCTCACATTTCTAAAGCACGAAGGGGATGTTTTATTTACGAAGATCATACCCAAGTACCTCTACAAGCTTTTCACACATAA
- a CDS encoding sigmaE regulated sporulation protein: protein MNRRHASPLFHDLSQENLYLKAETAKYQQMISDLQSTYTYSKNKKLTQEYHEMKKDFTELKQQLDEMTIDQDDAASKIQDLSYSKSELLHKMVLLHEMLQKETYHRRKETEEKHRLHLKVVKYKEISQQLNERLQDQDQLLSKEEKKGNTLSAVIEKLQQTLNDKNAELHLLQEGVRHLQERFYETQEKLLQIEKAKEAIFYEALTSYQKQLAESEEWIASHFADIDQSAQTNPQPFSRDTILQTTEEIEPILKKLNEQVQTLQAQVDAVQRNGEVMTVKIDGFKKQHDHMPKERKVVYTVDQKK, encoded by the coding sequence ATGAACCGGCGCCATGCTTCTCCCCTATTCCATGATCTGTCTCAAGAGAATTTATATTTAAAAGCTGAAACTGCCAAATATCAACAAATGATTTCTGATTTACAGTCCACATATACGTATTCTAAAAATAAGAAGTTAACTCAAGAATATCATGAGATGAAAAAGGATTTCACTGAATTAAAACAACAATTGGATGAAATGACCATTGATCAAGACGATGCTGCATCTAAAATACAGGATCTCTCCTATAGTAAATCGGAATTATTACATAAAATGGTCCTTCTCCATGAGATGCTGCAAAAGGAAACCTATCATAGAAGAAAAGAAACAGAAGAAAAGCACCGGCTGCATTTGAAAGTTGTAAAATATAAGGAAATCTCTCAACAATTAAATGAACGGTTACAGGATCAAGATCAGCTGCTTTCAAAAGAGGAGAAAAAAGGGAATACATTATCAGCTGTGATTGAAAAGCTGCAGCAAACACTAAACGATAAAAACGCAGAGCTCCATTTATTACAGGAAGGCGTCAGGCATCTTCAGGAGCGTTTTTATGAAACACAAGAAAAATTACTGCAAATTGAAAAGGCAAAGGAAGCGATTTTTTATGAAGCGCTCACAAGCTATCAAAAACAGTTAGCAGAAAGTGAGGAATGGATCGCATCTCATTTTGCTGATATTGACCAGTCAGCTCAAACAAATCCACAGCCATTCTCACGAGACACCATCCTGCAAACAACGGAAGAAATTGAACCTATTTTGAAAAAACTAAATGAACAAGTTCAAACACTCCAGGCACAAGTCGATGCGGTGCAGCGTAATGGAGAAGTCATGACAGTGAAGATCGACGGATTCAAGAAACAGCATGATCACATGCCTAAAGAACGAAAGGTTGTCTATACAGTTGATCAAAAGAAGTGA
- a CDS encoding molybdopterin molybdotransferase MoeA: MMERRQPIPVEEAMKKINQYQKHGEVEWVPLKNSLGRFIAEDIVADHDVPAFDRSPYDGFALRAEDTKEASSEHPIEFEVIDHIGAGMVSPKTIGPFQAIRIMTGAKIPDGANVVIMIELTKTFEKDRKPFMSLKRPLQKGHNISRQGEETLKGKVMVKKGTKVTPGVTAILATFGYAVVPVVKKPVIGIISTGTELLQVSDAMMDGKIRNSNLSMVFAQIFEAGGEPLDLGGVSDDFDQSYHAVKAALSKVDMLITTGGVSVGDFDFLPAIYEKLGAEVLFNKVAMRPGSVTTVAALPNGQLLFGLSGNPAACFVGFELFVKPIIYRWCLKENPYPSFALAELTHDFPKANPFTRFVRAALQFTGSQLSVTPTGLDKSSAVTSIADANCFIALPGGTRGFQAGDQVNVLLFQHEGGGSPCWMPN, encoded by the coding sequence GTGATGGAAAGACGACAGCCAATTCCAGTAGAAGAGGCCATGAAAAAAATCAACCAATATCAAAAGCATGGAGAAGTAGAATGGGTCCCTTTAAAGAATAGCCTTGGGAGGTTCATTGCAGAGGATATTGTGGCAGACCATGATGTTCCTGCCTTTGATCGATCTCCGTATGATGGCTTTGCACTTCGGGCAGAAGATACAAAAGAAGCATCAAGCGAGCATCCGATTGAATTTGAGGTCATTGATCATATTGGGGCAGGAATGGTCTCACCAAAAACCATTGGCCCATTTCAAGCCATTCGTATCATGACAGGTGCAAAGATTCCAGATGGAGCAAATGTCGTCATCATGATCGAACTCACAAAGACCTTCGAAAAAGACAGGAAACCTTTTATGTCGTTAAAAAGGCCGCTTCAAAAGGGACATAATATTTCTCGTCAAGGAGAAGAGACGCTCAAAGGGAAAGTGATGGTCAAAAAAGGAACAAAAGTGACCCCAGGCGTTACTGCCATCCTGGCGACGTTCGGATATGCAGTGGTGCCAGTTGTCAAAAAGCCGGTCATCGGCATTATCTCAACAGGCACAGAGCTTCTACAGGTAAGTGATGCAATGATGGACGGCAAAATCAGAAACAGTAATCTCAGTATGGTCTTTGCGCAGATTTTTGAAGCCGGAGGAGAGCCGCTTGATTTAGGTGGTGTATCCGATGATTTCGATCAAAGCTATCATGCAGTAAAAGCAGCCTTGAGCAAGGTAGACATGCTCATCACAACAGGCGGTGTGTCAGTGGGTGATTTTGACTTTCTGCCTGCTATTTATGAAAAGCTAGGTGCAGAGGTTTTGTTTAATAAAGTGGCCATGAGACCGGGCAGTGTGACGACCGTTGCTGCGTTGCCAAATGGTCAATTACTGTTTGGGCTGTCAGGAAATCCAGCTGCCTGTTTTGTTGGATTTGAATTATTTGTGAAACCGATCATCTATAGATGGTGCTTGAAAGAAAATCCATATCCTTCTTTTGCTTTGGCGGAGCTGACACATGATTTTCCAAAGGCCAATCCTTTTACTCGATTTGTCAGAGCAGCACTTCAATTCACTGGCAGCCAGCTGAGTGTGACGCCAACTGGTCTTGATAAATCAAGTGCGGTGACTTCTATTGCTGATGCCAACTGTTTCATCGCTTTGCCTGGGGGAACAAGAGGTTTTCAAGCAGGTGATCAGGTCAATGTTCTGCTGTTTCAGCACGAAGGTGGTGGCTCTCCATGCTGGATGCCAAATTAA
- the dapD gene encoding 2,3,4,5-tetrahydropyridine-2,6-dicarboxylate N-acetyltransferase has translation MKQMDANEIISFIQNSTKSTPVKVYIKGDLKDIEFGEQAKTFITGNTGVVFGEWSEIQEALASNKDKIEDVVVENDRRNSAIPMLDLKNIKARIEPGAIIRDQVEIGDNAVIMMGASINIGSVIGEGTMIDMNVVLGGRATVGKNCHIGAGSVLAGVIEPPSAKPVVVEDDVVIGANAVVLEGVTIGKGAVVAAGAIVVNDVEPYTVVAGTPAKKIKDIDEKTKGKTEIKQELRQL, from the coding sequence ATGAAACAAATGGACGCTAATGAAATTATTTCATTTATTCAAAATAGTACAAAATCAACACCTGTTAAAGTCTATATCAAAGGTGACTTAAAAGATATTGAATTTGGTGAACAGGCAAAAACGTTCATCACGGGCAACACAGGTGTTGTCTTCGGTGAGTGGAGTGAAATCCAAGAAGCTCTAGCATCAAACAAAGACAAAATTGAAGATGTTGTTGTGGAAAATGACCGCCGCAACTCTGCGATTCCTATGTTAGACTTGAAAAACATTAAAGCACGTATTGAACCGGGTGCAATCATTCGTGATCAAGTTGAAATCGGTGATAATGCAGTCATCATGATGGGTGCTTCTATTAATATCGGTTCTGTGATCGGTGAAGGTACGATGATTGACATGAACGTGGTGCTTGGCGGCCGCGCGACAGTAGGTAAGAACTGTCATATCGGTGCTGGATCTGTTCTTGCGGGTGTTATTGAGCCGCCATCTGCTAAACCAGTCGTCGTAGAAGATGATGTTGTCATCGGCGCGAACGCTGTTGTTTTAGAAGGCGTGACAATTGGTAAAGGAGCGGTTGTAGCAGCTGGTGCGATCGTTGTCAACGATGTTGAGCCTTACACAGTTGTAGCAGGTACACCTGCTAAGAAAATCAAAGACATTGATGAAAAAACAAAAGGTAAGACTGAAATTAAACAAGAACTGCGTCAGCTTTAA
- a CDS encoding YkuS family protein translates to MTRIGVEPSLSDVEELLKQKGYDVVRIQNEQQMDQCDCYVVTGLDSNVLGISDTTTKASVITASGMTADEICQEVEQRVQ, encoded by the coding sequence ATGACAAGAATTGGTGTAGAACCATCTTTATCCGATGTAGAAGAACTTTTGAAGCAAAAAGGGTATGACGTCGTACGTATTCAAAATGAACAACAAATGGATCAGTGTGACTGCTATGTGGTGACAGGACTAGATTCAAATGTTCTTGGCATTTCAGACACAACGACAAAGGCATCCGTCATTACAGCGTCAGGTATGACGGCTGATGAAATTTGTCAAGAAGTAGAACAGCGTGTTCAATAA
- the ahpA gene encoding biofilm-specific peroxidase AhpA: MAERFVGKQAPRFEMEAVLANKEFGKVSLEENMKNDKWTVLFFYPMDFTFVCPTEITAMSDRYDEFEDLDAEIIGVSTDTIHTHLAWINTDRKDNGLGELKYPLAADTNHTVSREYGVLIEEEGIALRGLFIINPEGELQYQTVFHNNIGRDVDETLRVLQALQTGGLCPANWKPGQKTL; encoded by the coding sequence ATGGCAGAGCGTTTTGTAGGAAAACAAGCTCCACGTTTTGAAATGGAAGCAGTACTTGCTAACAAGGAATTTGGTAAAGTAAGTTTAGAGGAAAACATGAAGAATGACAAATGGACAGTTCTTTTCTTCTATCCAATGGATTTCACATTTGTTTGCCCAACTGAAATTACAGCAATGAGCGATCGTTATGATGAGTTTGAAGACTTAGATGCAGAAATCATTGGTGTATCTACTGATACAATCCATACCCATCTTGCTTGGATCAACACAGATCGTAAAGACAATGGTCTAGGTGAATTAAAATACCCGCTAGCTGCTGACACAAACCACACAGTATCTAGAGAATACGGCGTTTTAATTGAAGAAGAAGGAATTGCACTTCGCGGTCTATTCATCATTAACCCAGAAGGCGAACTTCAATATCAAACAGTATTCCACAACAATATCGGTCGTGATGTAGATGAGACATTACGTGTTCTTCAAGCATTACAAACTGGTGGACTTTGCCCAGCGAACTGGAAGCCTGGTCAAAAAACACTTTAA
- a CDS encoding thiazole biosynthesis adenylyltransferase ThiF, whose product MKERYSRQILFPPVGEKGQQALAESHVLIVGAGALGTASAEGLVRSGIGTLTMIDRDYVEFSNLQRQQLYTEHDAKAHVPKAIASKKRLQEINHEVTIHALIEDAGAELLRPLFQRADIVIDATDNFETRMVMNDLSLETKTPWIYGACVSSQGMYMTILPNKTPCLSCVFTAMPVGGLTCDTAGIISPAVQMVSAYQQTEALKYLTGHEDQIERKFVTFDLWQSTSFKMDLSRTKQQDCPSCGTKRTYPYLHDQRKKATVLCGRDTVQIVSKDLTNLSFEHLKERLSSICEVEVNDFLIHVRYETYRIVCFKGGRALIHGTNDEKVANSLLARLLGV is encoded by the coding sequence TTGAAGGAGCGATATTCAAGACAAATTTTGTTCCCTCCGGTAGGGGAAAAAGGCCAGCAGGCATTGGCTGAAAGTCATGTCCTGATCGTTGGAGCTGGTGCACTTGGAACGGCATCTGCTGAAGGGCTTGTCCGGTCTGGAATCGGCACTTTGACAATGATAGATCGTGATTATGTAGAGTTCTCAAATTTACAGCGTCAGCAGCTCTATACAGAACATGATGCAAAGGCGCATGTGCCAAAAGCGATTGCGTCAAAAAAACGTCTCCAAGAGATCAATCATGAAGTGACCATACACGCCCTTATTGAAGATGCTGGGGCCGAGCTGTTAAGACCATTATTTCAGAGAGCGGATATCGTCATTGATGCGACAGATAATTTTGAGACAAGAATGGTGATGAATGATTTATCACTAGAAACGAAGACGCCGTGGATATATGGCGCCTGTGTGAGCAGTCAAGGGATGTATATGACCATACTGCCGAATAAAACGCCTTGTTTATCATGTGTTTTCACAGCGATGCCTGTTGGTGGTCTGACGTGTGATACAGCGGGGATTATTTCACCTGCTGTTCAAATGGTCTCTGCTTATCAGCAAACAGAAGCACTAAAATATTTAACTGGGCATGAAGATCAAATCGAGCGGAAGTTTGTCACATTTGATCTATGGCAGTCCACATCGTTTAAAATGGATTTATCTCGTACTAAGCAGCAGGACTGTCCATCTTGCGGCACGAAAAGAACCTACCCATATTTACACGATCAGCGTAAAAAAGCGACGGTCCTTTGCGGGCGGGACACAGTTCAAATCGTGTCAAAGGATTTAACGAATCTATCATTTGAGCATTTAAAAGAACGTCTGTCCTCTATTTGTGAGGTGGAAGTGAATGATTTTTTAATCCATGTACGCTATGAAACATACCGTATTGTCTGTTTCAAAGGAGGACGTGCATTAATCCATGGGACAAATGATGAAAAAGTAGCAAATTCATTACTAGCAAGACTGCTAGGCGTATAG
- a CDS encoding TlpA disulfide reductase family protein: protein MKLRQAMPELTGAKEWLNGEVTKEDLIGDKPTLIHFWSVSCHLCKEAMPQVNQFRDEYKDQLNVVAVHMPRSEDDLDLEKIKEVAKEHEITQPIFVDSDHQLTEAFENEYVPAYYVFDKTGALRHFQAGGSGMKMLEKRVNRVLSESEKTAE, encoded by the coding sequence ATGAAATTACGTCAAGCAATGCCAGAACTAACTGGTGCAAAAGAGTGGTTAAATGGAGAAGTAACAAAAGAAGATCTAATTGGTGATAAACCAACATTGATTCATTTCTGGTCAGTTAGCTGTCATCTTTGTAAAGAGGCAATGCCTCAAGTCAATCAATTCCGTGATGAATACAAGGATCAACTAAACGTTGTGGCTGTGCATATGCCGCGTTCAGAGGATGATCTCGATCTAGAAAAAATCAAAGAGGTTGCAAAAGAGCATGAAATCACTCAGCCAATCTTTGTGGACAGTGATCATCAATTAACAGAAGCCTTTGAAAACGAATATGTACCTGCGTATTATGTATTTGATAAAACAGGTGCTTTACGTCACTTCCAAGCTGGCGGAAGCGGTATGAAAATGCTTGAAAAACGTGTCAATCGAGTTCTTTCTGAGTCTGAAAAGACTGCAGAATAG
- the mobB gene encoding molybdopterin-guanine dinucleotide biosynthesis protein B, whose protein sequence is MLDAKLSILQVVGYQNSGKTTLIEKLCQLAEHEGLKLGCFKHHGHGGKPDRLFKEKDTDRYVQAGAFAAGVEGEGECHFSMQHMTLEQLLIMCEHLPLDAVLIEGYKQAPYRKIVCVKNEQELIDLSTLSNIQAAIYFSQAFQLTENYSFPVFSAFEKRGVTCAFNLLKGGSLG, encoded by the coding sequence ATGCTGGATGCCAAATTAAGCATATTACAGGTGGTTGGCTATCAAAATAGCGGCAAGACCACACTGATCGAAAAGTTATGTCAGCTGGCTGAACATGAGGGGCTTAAGCTAGGCTGCTTTAAACATCATGGACATGGAGGGAAACCAGATCGTCTTTTTAAAGAAAAAGATACCGATCGATATGTTCAAGCGGGTGCATTTGCCGCAGGTGTCGAAGGAGAAGGTGAATGTCACTTTTCAATGCAGCACATGACGTTAGAACAATTGCTCATTATGTGTGAACATCTCCCGTTAGACGCCGTCCTGATAGAGGGATACAAACAGGCGCCTTATCGCAAAATCGTTTGCGTAAAGAATGAACAGGAGCTTATCGATCTTTCAACACTCTCCAATATACAAGCAGCCATTTATTTTTCTCAAGCGTTTCAGCTAACCGAAAATTACTCGTTTCCTGTGTTTTCAGCCTTTGAAAAGCGCGGGGTGACATGTGCTTTTAACTTATTGAAGGGGGGCAGCCTTGGTTGA
- a CDS encoding YIP1 family protein: MKEKRQKPTIIGVSTRPTEHLKRVWENPVVWRPLCCVLVLTVIITYLSELVNAGMWADLSLPIPVVYVVTLIGLILGIVINAAIYRFIVFLAKGDASFQQLFSAVLFITPITIIGTIISHLAVILFHVPKDITVTSLNALIQVSGPWHAVLANFDLFVIWNLVLTGFLLIQVGRISPRISWMMIGVFYVLSFIFQYVGTTINMSVSWG, encoded by the coding sequence ATGAAAGAAAAAAGGCAAAAGCCCACGATCATAGGAGTGAGCACAAGACCAACAGAGCACCTGAAAAGAGTGTGGGAAAATCCGGTCGTTTGGCGGCCTTTATGCTGTGTGCTTGTTTTAACAGTCATTATCACTTATTTGTCTGAGCTGGTGAATGCAGGAATGTGGGCAGATTTAAGTTTGCCGATACCCGTTGTTTATGTGGTCACACTCATTGGTCTAATACTTGGGATTGTCATCAATGCTGCCATATATAGGTTCATCGTATTTTTAGCAAAAGGTGATGCTTCGTTTCAGCAGCTGTTTTCAGCGGTACTGTTTATTACACCAATTACGATCATTGGAACGATTATTTCTCATTTGGCGGTCATCCTTTTCCATGTTCCAAAAGATATCACTGTTACATCATTAAACGCACTGATTCAAGTCTCTGGTCCATGGCATGCTGTGTTAGCCAATTTCGATCTATTTGTGATCTGGAATCTTGTTTTAACAGGCTTTTTATTGATCCAAGTCGGCCGTATATCGCCGAGAATTTCTTGGATGATGATAGGAGTCTTTTATGTACTATCTTTCATTTTTCAATATGTAGGAACCACAATCAACATGTCAGTAAGCTGGGGGTAG
- a CDS encoding N-acetyldiaminopimelate deacetylase, with amino-acid sequence MIYPRLIRIVERKRVHLLNREQLISIRRDLHQIPELGFQEFKTQAYLIKHLDTYSKDRVEIETWRTGLFVKVKGTNAARVFAYRADMDGLSIPEETGYPFQSVHEGKMHACGHDLHMTIALGIIDYFVHQPIKEDILFIFQPAEEGPGGAEPMLASDVLKKWTPDFITALHIAPEYPVGTIATKPGLLFANTSELVIDLEGKGGHAAYPHLANDMVVAASALVGQLQSVISRNVDPLDSAVITVGTITGGTAQNIIAQHAKLDGTIRTLSPESMEKVRKRIEALAKGIEIGYECKATVRYPSSYYEVDNSKDLTEEFMSYVAKEGLANVIECREAMTGEDFGYMLKKYPGFMFWLGVDSEYGLHHAKLMPDEKAIETAVNVMTAYFKKQAGE; translated from the coding sequence ATGATATATCCACGTCTTATTCGTATAGTGGAAAGGAAGCGAGTTCACTTGTTAAATCGTGAGCAATTAATATCCATTCGAAGAGATTTACACCAAATTCCCGAGCTTGGTTTCCAAGAATTTAAAACACAAGCGTATCTCATCAAGCATCTCGACACGTATTCAAAGGATCGAGTAGAGATTGAAACATGGCGGACTGGACTTTTTGTGAAAGTGAAGGGAACAAATGCCGCGCGCGTATTTGCTTATCGTGCAGATATGGACGGTTTATCTATTCCTGAGGAAACTGGGTATCCATTTCAATCTGTGCATGAAGGGAAAATGCATGCATGTGGACATGACCTTCATATGACCATTGCCCTTGGTATCATTGATTATTTCGTTCACCAGCCAATCAAAGAAGATATCCTATTTATTTTTCAACCAGCAGAAGAAGGGCCAGGCGGAGCTGAACCGATGCTTGCAAGTGATGTTTTGAAAAAGTGGACGCCAGACTTTATTACAGCGCTGCATATTGCACCTGAGTATCCAGTCGGAACGATTGCAACAAAGCCTGGGCTATTATTTGCCAATACGAGTGAACTTGTGATCGATCTTGAAGGAAAAGGCGGACATGCCGCTTACCCTCATTTAGCGAATGATATGGTTGTCGCTGCAAGTGCACTTGTAGGTCAGCTGCAATCTGTCATTTCTCGTAATGTCGATCCACTTGATAGTGCAGTGATTACAGTCGGAACGATTACGGGAGGAACTGCTCAAAATATCATTGCTCAACATGCCAAACTTGACGGAACCATTCGCACGCTCTCACCAGAGTCTATGGAAAAGGTGAGAAAGCGAATTGAAGCGCTAGCAAAAGGAATTGAAATTGGCTACGAATGCAAGGCAACAGTTCGATACCCTTCATCTTATTACGAAGTGGATAATTCAAAGGACCTGACAGAAGAATTTATGTCATATGTAGCCAAAGAAGGGCTTGCGAATGTAATTGAATGTAGAGAAGCCATGACAGGAGAAGATTTTGGCTACATGCTGAAAAAATATCCTGGCTTCATGTTTTGGTTAGGGGTAGATTCAGAATATGGTCTGCACCATGCAAAACTCATGCCTGATGAAAAGGCCATCGAAACGGCTGTAAATGTCATGACGGCTTATTTTAAAAAGCAAGCGGGTGAATGA
- a CDS encoding molybdenum cofactor biosynthesis protein MoaE: MNELFKITKGPIDVNELIQHVTRRKAGAITTFIGTVREWTNGKKTLRLTYEAYIPMAESMLSQIGQEIKKQWPDTEVAIMHRIGTLEISDIAVAIAVSSPHRKAAYEANEYAIERIKEIVPIWKKEYWEDGEAWIGDQLETVSYPEGKPSDLQLNEKEGDRHD, encoded by the coding sequence TTGAATGAACTTTTTAAAATAACAAAAGGGCCAATTGATGTGAATGAATTGATTCAGCATGTGACAAGACGAAAGGCAGGAGCTATTACGACGTTTATCGGGACGGTCAGAGAGTGGACAAATGGCAAAAAAACATTGCGTTTAACCTATGAAGCATACATACCAATGGCCGAAAGCATGCTAAGTCAAATTGGACAAGAAATCAAGAAGCAATGGCCTGATACTGAAGTCGCCATTATGCATCGTATTGGGACACTTGAGATATCTGACATTGCTGTCGCGATAGCCGTTTCGTCTCCTCATAGGAAGGCCGCATACGAAGCCAATGAATATGCTATTGAACGAATCAAGGAAATCGTTCCAATTTGGAAAAAAGAATACTGGGAAGACGGAGAGGCCTGGATAGGTGATCAGCTTGAAACGGTTTCTTATCCAGAAGGAAAACCTAGCGATCTTCAACTGAACGAAAAAGAAGGTGATCGGCATGATTAA
- a CDS encoding molybdenum cofactor guanylyltransferase, with translation MSVVNVILAGGASRRFGEPKASHMYQGKPLYEHVKKQLLDGQTIIISHPVLLPFFEARGEQAVWLDDEQMRGCGPLAGIYTAMQKQDADWYLVTACDMPFIRKETAEALSSYCNEHTDAVVPLVQGRLQPLFALYHRRCLPFIHACLKEKQLAIKDLLHKLKVRVVPEDELNVTSNEFHNINKRSDLPENGMI, from the coding sequence ATGAGCGTAGTGAATGTGATATTAGCTGGAGGAGCTTCCAGACGTTTTGGAGAACCAAAGGCAAGTCATATGTATCAAGGGAAACCACTGTATGAGCATGTTAAAAAGCAGCTATTGGATGGACAAACCATCATCATCAGTCATCCAGTGCTTCTGCCTTTTTTCGAAGCAAGAGGTGAACAAGCTGTCTGGTTAGATGATGAACAGATGCGCGGGTGCGGGCCGCTTGCCGGCATATATACCGCTATGCAAAAGCAAGATGCAGACTGGTATTTGGTGACTGCATGTGATATGCCTTTCATACGAAAAGAGACAGCCGAGGCATTATCGTCCTATTGCAACGAGCATACAGATGCCGTTGTCCCGCTTGTGCAGGGCAGGTTACAACCTTTGTTTGCGCTTTATCACCGCCGCTGTCTTCCGTTTATTCACGCGTGTTTAAAAGAGAAACAATTAGCGATTAAAGACTTGCTTCATAAGCTTAAGGTGCGCGTTGTTCCAGAGGACGAACTAAACGTGACATCAAACGAATTTCACAATATCAATAAAAGAAGCGATTTACCTGAAAACGGTATGATATGA
- the moaD gene encoding molybdopterin converting factor subunit 1 encodes MINVLLFAGLAEKAGKQQIIIQKDQTTVDEIKLELQEVYGVDAAQNVMVAVNEIYTRENAEVRSGDTVALIPPVSGG; translated from the coding sequence ATGATTAACGTATTATTGTTCGCCGGCCTTGCTGAGAAGGCCGGTAAACAACAAATCATCATTCAAAAAGATCAAACAACGGTTGATGAGATTAAATTAGAATTACAGGAGGTATATGGTGTTGATGCTGCACAAAACGTGATGGTTGCAGTCAACGAAATATATACGAGGGAAAATGCTGAAGTGCGTAGCGGGGACACTGTTGCACTCATTCCTCCTGTAAGTGGTGGATAA
- a CDS encoding Rok-like winged helix domain-containing protein yields the protein MFNEREALRLRLEQLNEAEVKVIREYQIERDAIYAKLRELDRQGTGLVADTKKEVRTERKTDSLPVLAELAAQEMRSYQQPAQSQSNATSPLGTGQLNGAPVGIPEGSTRRRRGTARPGSKAAKLREAAIKTLKRHNAAIKSSELQKEIEKESGLEIPNMTTFMQSLIKMYPEVKKPYRGQYILEGDIQTEDE from the coding sequence TTGTTTAATGAGAGGGAAGCGTTACGTTTACGATTGGAACAACTAAATGAAGCAGAAGTGAAGGTCATTCGTGAATATCAAATTGAACGAGATGCGATTTATGCAAAATTAAGAGAATTAGACCGTCAAGGAACAGGTCTAGTGGCAGATACAAAAAAAGAAGTGCGTACAGAGAGAAAGACGGATTCATTGCCTGTATTAGCTGAGCTAGCTGCACAAGAAATGAGAAGCTACCAGCAGCCGGCACAATCACAATCAAACGCTACATCACCTTTAGGAACAGGTCAGCTAAACGGTGCACCTGTAGGTATTCCTGAAGGATCTACAAGACGCAGAAGAGGCACAGCTCGACCTGGTTCAAAGGCAGCTAAGCTTCGTGAAGCTGCGATCAAAACGTTAAAGCGTCATAATGCGGCAATTAAAAGCTCAGAGCTTCAAAAAGAGATTGAAAAAGAGAGCGGTCTTGAAATCCCAAATATGACCACGTTTATGCAAAGCTTAATTAAAATGTACCCTGAAGTGAAGAAGCCTTATCGCGGACAGTATATTTTAGAAGGCGATATTCAAACAGAAGACGAATAA